From Rutidosis leptorrhynchoides isolate AG116_Rl617_1_P2 chromosome 3, CSIRO_AGI_Rlap_v1, whole genome shotgun sequence, a single genomic window includes:
- the LOC139902057 gene encoding uncharacterized protein — MGFGSLPSEQNIIGTKWVYRNKLDKDGKVDRNKARLVAQGYSQQEGIDDETFARIARLESIRILLAYVEMSMMGELKFFLRLQIKQLEDGTLIDQQKYIHDMLKKFGMENSKSMATLMATNVKEGEGDSFDSTKYSGMIGSLLYLTASQPDIMYSVCLCACVQDSNRIPKCLA; from the exons atgggatttggttccttACCAAGTGAGCAAAATATTATAGGAACCAAATGGGTATATAGGAACAAACTAGATAAAGATGGCAAGGTTGAtagaaacaaagctaggttggttGCACAAGGGTATAGCCAACAAGAAGGAATCGACGATGAGACCTTTGCTCGCATAGCTAGACTAGAGTCCATTAGAATACTACTTGCATAT gttgaaatgagcatgatgggtgaactcaagttctttcttAGACTCCAAATtaagcaactagaagatggaactCTCATCGATCAACAAAAGTATATTCATGATATgctcaaaaagtttggaatggaAAACTCAAAGTCGATGGCCACTCTTATGGCCACCAATGTCAAGGAAGGAGAAGGAGATTCATTCGATAGCACAAAGTATAGTGGAATGATTGGATCTCTTTTATACTTAACGGCAAGCCAACCCGATATTATGTATAGCGTGTGCTTGTGTGCTTGTGTGCAAGATTCCAATAGAATCCCAAAATGTCTCGCGTAG